From the genome of Acidobacteriota bacterium, one region includes:
- a CDS encoding SEC-C domain-containing protein yields the protein MAFGISGHKWLRLFALALALYIVILPLWWYSLGAISAVTGTCASWIYTFFDARVAIKPRARVVQLVVNGRLQTSGLRIDMVTYGLPMLMALVIVTRSHSLVAKLRALAIGCGVMFVLTVCALMAWAKMTSLQLEQQAAPGSNESSFFFLAFHGYTFSQPALAVLIWLTLIMLGLFKGRSKHERGVATIARNASCPCGSGRKYKRCCGA from the coding sequence TTGGCGTTCGGCATCAGCGGGCATAAATGGCTGAGGCTGTTTGCGCTCGCGCTTGCTCTCTACATCGTGATTCTCCCGCTCTGGTGGTATTCCCTCGGCGCTATCTCGGCGGTAACAGGCACATGCGCGAGCTGGATCTATACGTTCTTTGATGCTCGAGTTGCGATCAAGCCAAGAGCCAGAGTAGTTCAACTCGTGGTTAACGGCAGGTTGCAGACGAGTGGCTTACGAATCGACATGGTGACCTACGGTTTGCCGATGCTGATGGCGCTTGTGATCGTGACTCGGTCGCACTCGCTGGTTGCGAAGCTGCGGGCGCTTGCGATTGGGTGCGGGGTCATGTTCGTGCTGACCGTCTGCGCGTTGATGGCGTGGGCAAAGATGACAAGCTTGCAGCTCGAGCAGCAAGCCGCGCCAGGGAGCAACGAGTCGAGCTTCTTCTTTCTTGCTTTTCACGGCTATACATTCTCGCAACCCGCGTTAGCCGTACTGATCTGGCTGACGCTGATCATGCTTGGCTTGTTCAAGGGAAGATCGAAGCACGAAAGGGGTGTTGCGACAATCGCGCGCAACGCTTCGTGTCCCTGCGGAAGCGGGCGAAAGTACAAACGTTGTTGTGGTGCATAG
- the xrtH gene encoding exosortase H, protein MTDFLMANRKPLRFLALFVLIFGTCYLLFGVIPRVRFGVINPYTEFLAKATAAVINLFGAGAVANGALVYSPRYSMDIAMGCDGVEASCLYLAGVVAFPTSWRARLIGLAFGVPLIQAINLTRLVGLYYVGMYFPSVADQIHDYVAQSIVILLSTAILIFWLERFGVRHQRA, encoded by the coding sequence GTGACTGACTTCTTGATGGCAAATCGCAAGCCGCTGCGGTTTTTGGCGCTGTTCGTATTGATCTTCGGGACTTGTTACTTGTTGTTTGGCGTTATTCCCAGAGTTCGGTTTGGAGTCATCAATCCCTACACTGAGTTTCTGGCGAAAGCGACCGCAGCCGTCATCAACCTGTTCGGTGCAGGCGCCGTCGCGAACGGCGCTCTGGTTTACTCTCCTCGCTACTCGATGGACATTGCGATGGGATGCGACGGCGTCGAAGCGTCGTGCCTGTACCTGGCAGGAGTGGTGGCCTTCCCTACCTCGTGGCGAGCCAGGCTGATAGGATTGGCGTTCGGAGTCCCGCTGATCCAGGCTATCAACCTGACTCGCCTCGTGGGGCTTTACTATGTTGGTATGTACTTTCCGTCAGTAGCCGATCAAATCCATGACTACGTCGCCCAGAGCATCGTCATTCTTCTCTCAACGGCAATCCTCATCTTCTGGCTCGAGCGATTTGGCGTTCGGCATCAGCGGGCATAA
- the ric gene encoding iron-sulfur cluster repair di-iron protein: MQINTTKTVRELTLEIPGATRVFEKAGIDYCCGGGKPFQEACAAAGVSTDEVVRSLERAGESTALVADATQWQTQPLSKLASYIVGKHHAFTRDELARLDALLSKVCSVHGQNHAELFRIQSLFQDLNRDLIPHMQKEEMVLFPYIEQMETAASEGKPAPVPFFGTVQNPIRMLMMEHETAAEILKQIRQISGGFSVPEDGCISYETLYKALDALEQDLHQHIHLENNILFPRAVALERLTKVF; this comes from the coding sequence ATGCAGATCAACACTACGAAGACCGTCAGAGAACTGACACTCGAGATCCCGGGCGCGACGCGGGTGTTCGAAAAGGCAGGCATAGACTATTGCTGCGGTGGCGGGAAGCCCTTTCAGGAGGCCTGCGCAGCCGCTGGCGTATCGACGGATGAAGTCGTGCGCTCGCTGGAGCGAGCCGGGGAGTCCACTGCTCTCGTAGCGGATGCTACCCAGTGGCAGACGCAGCCGTTATCGAAGCTTGCGTCGTACATCGTGGGCAAGCATCACGCTTTCACCAGAGACGAGTTGGCGCGGCTCGATGCGCTTCTGTCGAAGGTGTGCTCGGTCCACGGACAGAACCACGCCGAGCTGTTCCGCATTCAGAGTTTGTTCCAGGACCTGAATCGCGACCTGATTCCGCATATGCAAAAGGAAGAGATGGTTCTGTTCCCGTACATCGAGCAGATGGAAACGGCGGCGAGCGAGGGCAAGCCCGCGCCGGTTCCTTTCTTCGGAACGGTGCAGAATCCAATTCGCATGCTGATGATGGAACACGAGACAGCCGCCGAGATCCTCAAGCAGATTCGTCAGATCAGCGGCGGATTCTCAGTGCCGGAGGACGGTTGCATCAGCTACGAGACGCTATACAAAGCGCTCGACGCGCTCGAGCAGGACTTGCACCAGCACATTCACTTGGAGAACAACATTCTTTTTCCTCGGGCTGTGGCGTTGGAGAGGCTAACTAAAGTCTTTTAG
- a CDS encoding putative Ig domain-containing protein codes for MAQISLGTAQSFGVLAGSTVTNTGSTTVTGNLGVSPGTAVTGFPPGTVTGGTIHLNDAAAAQAQSDVTTAYNAIAGTACNVDLTGQNLGGLTLTPGVYCFSSSAQLTGTLTLNALGNPNALFIFKIGSSLTTASSSSVQVINGGNNCNVYWQVGSSATLGTSTSFVGNILALTSITLTTGANVSGRVLARNGAVTMDTNNVTVCGPASACPIITVNPATLPNGVVGTPYSQTVSAVGGTAPFTFTVSSGALPSGLTLNATTGVISGTPTAAGTFNFTITATDANSCPGSRPYSIMMAGAPGCPVITVNPATLPPGVIGTPYSQTVSATGGTAPFTFAVSSGALPNGLTLNATTGIISGTPTTAGQFSFTISATDANGCPGSRPYSIVIPVVPICPFITVNPATLPAGVIGTPYSQTISAIGGTPPFTFTVSSGFLPPVLTLNATTGVISGTPTTAGQFSFTITATDANGCPGSRAYTIGIPSGPNCPVISVSPATLPPGVVGTFYSQTVAASGGTAPFTFTVSSGGLPPGLTLNPATGVISGTPTAAGTFNFTITATDSSLCTGSLVFSIQITGVPPPPPPPPPPGGAVPTLSEWGAILMALLIIAACTFFLAGHSKAAMSLAGAVPSTAFTGAEKPLDWKLLARTAMYVEAAIALALIALSANPVDILGALTSGLVAAFILHLLIGGARRR; via the coding sequence TTGGCTCAGATATCACTGGGTACGGCGCAGAGTTTCGGGGTCCTGGCTGGTTCGACTGTGACCAATACGGGATCGACCACCGTCACCGGAAACCTTGGCGTCAGCCCAGGTACTGCGGTTACGGGTTTTCCTCCGGGGACCGTGACCGGAGGAACGATACACCTGAACGATGCCGCCGCGGCTCAGGCTCAGAGTGATGTCACCACTGCGTACAATGCTATAGCGGGCACGGCGTGTAATGTCGACTTGACCGGTCAGAATCTCGGCGGCCTCACGCTGACGCCCGGGGTCTACTGTTTTTCGTCGTCGGCCCAGTTGACGGGAACCCTCACTCTCAATGCCCTGGGCAATCCCAATGCGCTGTTCATCTTCAAGATCGGGAGCTCGCTCACGACCGCGAGCAGCTCGTCTGTTCAGGTGATCAATGGCGGTAATAATTGCAACGTGTATTGGCAGGTCGGCAGTTCCGCGACGCTCGGCACAAGCACCAGTTTTGTAGGGAACATTCTAGCACTCACTAGCATCACGCTGACTACCGGCGCAAACGTGTCCGGTAGAGTCTTGGCGCGAAACGGCGCCGTGACGATGGATACCAACAACGTCACCGTGTGCGGGCCTGCCAGCGCCTGTCCGATCATCACGGTGAACCCGGCAACGCTGCCGAACGGTGTCGTAGGGACCCCTTACAGCCAGACGGTCTCGGCCGTCGGCGGAACCGCGCCATTCACCTTCACGGTTTCGAGCGGGGCACTGCCGAGCGGCCTGACGCTCAACGCAACCACCGGTGTCATCTCGGGGACGCCGACCGCGGCGGGCACTTTCAACTTCACAATCACCGCCACCGACGCGAACAGCTGTCCCGGCAGCCGGCCGTACTCCATCATGATGGCGGGCGCGCCCGGCTGCCCGGTCATCACGGTCAACCCGGCAACGCTGCCCCCCGGTGTCATCGGGACGCCCTACAGCCAGACGGTCTCGGCCACCGGTGGAACCGCGCCATTCACCTTCGCGGTTTCAAGCGGGGCACTGCCGAACGGCCTGACGCTTAACGCGACGACCGGCATCATCTCGGGGACGCCGACCACGGCCGGCCAATTCAGCTTCACGATCTCAGCCACGGACGCCAACGGCTGCCCCGGCAGCCGGCCGTACTCCATCGTGATCCCGGTCGTGCCCATCTGCCCTTTCATCACTGTCAACCCGGCAACGCTGCCCGCCGGGGTCATCGGGACGCCCTACAGCCAGACGATCTCGGCCATCGGCGGAACCCCGCCGTTCACCTTCACGGTCTCGAGCGGGTTCCTGCCGCCCGTCCTGACGCTTAACGCGACGACCGGCGTCATCTCGGGGACGCCGACCACGGCTGGCCAATTCAGCTTCACGATCACAGCCACCGACGCGAACGGTTGTCCCGGCAGCCGGGCGTATACAATCGGGATTCCCAGCGGGCCCAACTGCCCCGTCATCAGTGTCAGCCCGGCCACGCTGCCCCCCGGTGTCGTCGGGACCTTCTACAGTCAGACGGTTGCGGCCAGCGGCGGAACCGCCCCATTCACCTTCACGGTCTCGAGCGGGGGGCTGCCCCCTGGCCTGACACTCAACCCGGCAACCGGCGTCATCTCGGGGACGCCGACCGCGGCCGGCACCTTCAACTTCACAATCACAGCGACCGACAGTAGCCTCTGTACCGGCAGCCTGGTGTTCTCCATCCAGATCACCGGTGTGCCGCCTCCTCCGCCGCCGCCTCCTCCTCCAGGTGGCGCCGTTCCGACGCTATCGGAGTGGGGCGCGATATTGATGGCGCTGCTCATAATTGCTGCTTGCACCTTCTTCCTGGCCGGGCACAGCAAAGCAGCCATGTCGCTCGCGGGAGCCGTTCCTTCTACTGCGTTCACGGGAGCGGAAAAGCCCCTGGACTGGAAGCTGCTGGCGCGCACTGCGATGTACGTCGAAGCAGCGATAGCGCTGGCGCTGATTGCGCTTTCGGCAAACCCGGTTGATATTCTCGGCGCTCTCACTTCAGGTCTCGTTGCTGCGTTCATCCTGCACTTGCTGATTGGCGGAGCGCGGCGGCGTTGA
- a CDS encoding PfkB family carbohydrate kinase, which produces MEFGIEIPRGKPFDAVALGLNAIDHLIVVPHYPEFNTKIPFISQTIAPGGQCATAMVTLSRLGMRARYIGKVGSDEMGSVQIESITSEAVECSGVVVVDGAETQTAFIIVDQASGERTILWNRDERLIFTEDEVDREAVTSGRVLHLDGHDVAASIAAAGYAREARVPTVIDIDNAYPGFEQLLPLIDFIVCSGSFTERVTGEPDLRAGLKKLAETTGSPFVAATIGREGVLARFKDQYIHSPAFAVDCKDTTGAGDAFHGGFIYGLLAGFSVEDTLRFANVVAALNCRRVGARTALPTLDEVNALLAA; this is translated from the coding sequence ATGGAGTTTGGGATTGAGATACCGCGAGGCAAACCCTTCGACGCCGTCGCTCTTGGACTCAATGCCATAGATCACCTGATCGTCGTCCCTCACTATCCGGAATTCAACACCAAGATTCCTTTCATCTCGCAAACGATTGCGCCCGGCGGCCAATGCGCGACCGCGATGGTCACGCTGTCTCGCCTCGGCATGCGCGCGCGCTACATCGGCAAGGTCGGTTCGGATGAGATGGGCAGTGTTCAGATTGAGTCGATCACATCGGAAGCCGTCGAGTGCTCGGGCGTGGTTGTCGTCGACGGAGCGGAAACTCAAACTGCGTTCATCATTGTCGACCAGGCGAGCGGCGAACGGACCATACTGTGGAACCGCGATGAACGTTTGATCTTCACTGAGGACGAAGTAGATCGTGAGGCAGTCACGTCGGGCCGAGTGCTTCACCTGGACGGGCACGATGTTGCAGCTTCGATCGCCGCGGCCGGGTATGCGCGCGAGGCGCGCGTGCCGACGGTGATCGATATAGACAACGCGTATCCGGGATTCGAACAGTTGCTTCCTCTGATTGATTTCATCGTCTGTTCAGGCAGCTTCACCGAGCGGGTAACCGGCGAGCCGGACCTCCGCGCGGGTCTCAAGAAGCTGGCTGAGACCACCGGCTCACCTTTCGTTGCCGCGACCATCGGCCGAGAAGGAGTGCTGGCCCGCTTCAAAGACCAGTACATTCACTCGCCGGCCTTCGCTGTCGATTGCAAGGACACCACAGGCGCGGGCGATGCGTTTCACGGCGGATTCATCTACGGGTTGCTTGCAGGGTTTTCGGTCGAAGACACCTTGAGATTTGCAAACGTGGTGGCGGCGTTGAACTGCCGCCGCGTTGGAGCGCGCACCGCGCTTCCGACGCTCGATGAAGTAAACGCACTGCTCGCAGCATAG
- a CDS encoding hemerythrin domain-containing protein, translating into MTTSARRNDSLIPLSREHQYALMLCLRIHRGLIEHDADANWLQMKAGVAVRFFEGELAAHFQAEEEVLFPAMRELSGAQQIIDELLVEHGKMRRLIDELRQIELSSLASTLKEFADTLEAHIRKEERELFPIYEQQASPEIVFRVERAIFSLIGSAAQPRNPELLR; encoded by the coding sequence ATGACAACTTCAGCAAGGCGCAACGATAGTCTGATCCCGCTTTCTCGCGAGCATCAGTACGCTCTGATGTTGTGCTTGCGCATCCATCGAGGACTGATCGAGCACGACGCAGATGCAAACTGGCTTCAGATGAAAGCGGGCGTTGCGGTCCGCTTCTTCGAGGGCGAACTGGCAGCCCACTTTCAAGCCGAAGAGGAGGTCTTATTTCCAGCGATGCGCGAGCTTTCGGGCGCTCAGCAGATCATCGACGAGCTGCTTGTGGAACACGGGAAGATGAGGCGGCTCATTGATGAGTTGCGCCAGATTGAACTTAGCTCGCTCGCGTCTACGCTAAAGGAATTCGCCGATACTCTCGAGGCGCACATTCGCAAAGAGGAGCGCGAGCTGTTTCCGATCTACGAGCAGCAGGCATCGCCGGAAATCGTCTTCCGCGTCGAGCGCGCGATCTTCAGTCTGATCGGCTCGGCGGCTCAGCCTCGAAACCCGGAGTTGTTGAGGTAG
- a CDS encoding hemerythrin domain-containing protein — protein MPITIGKKIESDYSNPLGLLSDCHRRIEKFLDVLMRVTSQARGAGLNEDQRHALEVALRYFREAAPKHTRDEEESLFPRMLACSDERARSAISLLDELHADHELADAGHAEVEALGSRWLSEDVLSIESTDRLSELVYQLHSTYQKHIAIEDGEVFPLAGQILSDAELAAVGREMATRRSIDLNALESNLSVSPGADKP, from the coding sequence ATGCCGATCACGATTGGTAAGAAGATTGAGAGCGACTATTCGAATCCGCTGGGCTTGCTCAGCGATTGTCACCGGCGCATCGAGAAGTTTCTTGATGTGCTGATGAGGGTCACCAGCCAGGCACGAGGCGCCGGCCTGAATGAAGACCAGCGGCACGCCTTGGAAGTTGCGCTTCGGTATTTCCGCGAAGCCGCTCCGAAGCACACGCGCGACGAGGAAGAGTCATTGTTCCCACGTATGCTGGCGTGTTCCGACGAGCGAGCGCGGTCAGCGATTTCCTTGCTTGACGAGTTACACGCCGATCATGAGCTTGCAGACGCGGGCCACGCGGAAGTAGAAGCGCTCGGGAGCCGATGGCTTTCGGAGGACGTTCTGTCGATCGAGTCGACTGACCGTCTTAGCGAGCTGGTATACCAGCTTCACTCGACGTATCAAAAACACATCGCGATCGAAGATGGGGAAGTCTTTCCGCTTGCGGGCCAAATACTGAGTGACGCCGAACTCGCCGCCGTTGGGCGAGAGATGGCGACGCGCCGGTCGATAGACCTGAACGCGCTTGAATCGAACCTGAGCGTTTCGCCTGGGGCGGACAAGCCATGA